The proteins below are encoded in one region of Triticum aestivum cultivar Chinese Spring chromosome 1B, IWGSC CS RefSeq v2.1, whole genome shotgun sequence:
- the LOC123141380 gene encoding cytochrome P450 72A15: MDLELLWSGPPALSVLPWICGGLVASVLLWQAARLLDQLWWRPRRLERALRSQGLRGTRYRFLLGDVNDYARQTKEASSGPPMPLRCHDVGPRAMPFLYSTIKEHGTPCISWFGPVPKVSITDPALVREVMSSKLARDVEKFKFPALTRLLADGVGNYEGDRWAKHRRILNPAFHAEKLKLMFPAFTACCEELVGRWEQSLGPDGSWEVDVCPELQSLTGDVISQTAFGSSYLEGRRIFQLQTEQIGRFMAAVSKIMIPGYMSFPTKNNRRMHQINNEIESILRGIIAKRMHAIHEGESTKDDLLGLLLESNMSDTDENGQSTLGMSADEVMEECKLFYFAGMETTSILLTWTMIVLSMHPEWQDRAREEVLGLFGKHKLEYEGVNRLKIVTMILYEVLRLYPPATVFTRKTYKKIEIGGIMYPAGVMFEMPVLYIHHDTDIWGEDVHEFNPDRFAEGISKASKDPGAFFPFGWGPRICIGQNFALLEAKMALCMILQRFEFELASSYTHTPHSVMMLRPMHGAQIRLHTISS, translated from the exons ATGGATCTTGAACTGTTGTGGAGTGGTCCACCTGCACTCTCGGTACTGCCATGGATCTGCGGCGGCCTCGTGGCCTCGGTGCTGCTCTGGCAAGCCGCCCGGCTGCTCGACCAGCTGTGGTGGCGGCCGAGGCGGCTGGAGCGGGCGCTCCGCTCCCAGGGCCTCCGCGGCACGCGGTACCGCTTCCTCCTCGGCGACGTCAACGACTACGCCCGGCAGACCAAGGAGGCGTCGTCGGGGCCGCCGATGCCGCTGCGCTGCCACGACGTCGGCCCCCGCGCCATGCCGTTCCTCTACAGCACCATCAAGGAGCACGGCACGCCGTGCATCTCCTGGTTCGGGCCGGTCCCCAAGGTGAGCATCACCGACCCTGCCCTGGTCCGGGAGGTGATGTCCAGCAAGCTCGCCCGCGACGTCGAGAAGTTCAAGTTCCCGGCGCTCACCAGGCTGCTCGCCGACGGGGTGGGGAACTACGAGGGCGACAGGTGGGCCAAGCACCGGAGGATCCTCAACCCCGCCTTCCATGCCGAGAAGCTCAAG CTCATGTTCCCGGCGTTTACCGCGTGCTGTGAGGAGCTCGTTGGCCGATGGGAACAGTCCCTTGGGCCTGACGGCTCCTGGGAGGTGGATGTCTGCCCGGAGCTCCAGAGCCTCACCGGAGATGTCATCTCGCAGACGGCGTTCGGCAGCAGTTACCTGGAAGGGAGAAGGATTTTTCAGCTGCAGACTGAGCAAATTGGGCGATTCATGGCAGCGGTCAGCAAGATCATGATTCCTGGTTACAT GTCCTTTCCTACCAAAAATAACCGAAGGATGCATCAAATTAACAACGAGATTGAGTCCATCTTGCGGGGCATAATTGCAAAAAGGATGCATGCTATTCACGAAGGAGAAAGCACAAAAGATGACTTACTCGGCTTATTACTGGAGTCAAACATGTCAGACACGGATGAAAATGGCCAATCCACCCTAGGAATGTCAGCAGATGAAGTCATGGAGGAGTGCAAGCTGTTTTATTTTGCTGGAATGGAGACAACATCAATATTGCTTACATGGACAATGATTGTGCTTAGCATGCACCCAGAGTGGCAGGACCGTGCAAGGGAGGAGGTTCTTGGCCTATTTGGAAAACACAAACTCGAGTATGAGGGTGTTAATCGACTCAAAATT GTGACAATGATTCTATATGAAGTTCTCCGGTTGTACCCGCCGGCTACTGTATTCACCCGGAAAACATACAAGAAGATTGAGATTGGAGGCATCATGTACCCAGCTGGTGTGATGTTTGAGATGCCAGTGTTGTACATCCACCACGACACGGACATTTGGGGAGAAGATGTGCACGAATTCAACCCGGATAGGTTTGCCGAGGGGATCTCCAAGGCATCCAAGGACCCGGGCGCATTTTTCCCATTTGGTTGGGGGCCACGGATCTGTATTGGCCAGAACTTCGCGTTGCTTGAGGCCAAGATGGCATTGTGCATGATCCTTCAGCGCTTTGAGTTTGAGCTCGCATCATCATACACCCATACACCGCATAGCGTGATGATGTTGCGTCCCATGCATGGTGCTCAGATTAGGCTTCACACTATCTCTTCGTAG
- the LOC123141369 gene encoding protein LIKE COV 1 — MMGDDKAPRSLSPMGGRDRDRELLIPVSAGGGGGSVPRAGDDDDDLDRTVASPSASAALSSTGREAFHKVVRSWASKKFMTGCVILFPIAITFYFTWWFIHFVDGFFSPIYAQLGINIFGLGFITSVTFIFFVGVFMSSWVGASVLGIGEWIIKRMPLVRHIYNASKQISAAISPDQNKQAFKEAVIIRHPRIGEYAFGFITSSVSLQSYSGQEDLYCVYVPTNHLYIGDIFMVNSKDVIRPNLSVREGIEIVVSGGMSMPQILSTLDPHPDLHAIHTDRGGASRS; from the exons ATGATGGGCGACGACAAGGCCCCGCGGAGCCTCAGCCCGATGGGCGGCCGCGACCGCGACCGGGAGCTCCTCATCCCCGTCTctgccggcggcgggggcggctcggTCCCCCGCgccggggacgacgacgacgacctgGACAGGACCGTCGCCTccccctccgcctccgccgcgctcTCCTCCACCGGCCGCGAG GCTTTCCATAAGGTGGTCCGCAGCTGGGCCTCAAAGAAATTCATGACTGGATG TGTGATTCTCTTCCCCATAGCGATAACATTCTACTTCACCTGGTGGTTCATTCATTTTGTTGATGGATTCTTCTCTCCAATCTATGCACAATTGGGTATCAACATTTTTG GTCTTGGCTTCATCACTTCTGTTACTTTCATATTTTTCGTTGGGGTCTTCATGTCATCTTGGGTTGGAGCATCTGTTCTTGGCATTGGTGAATGGATCATCAAGCGCATGCCACTTGTGCGCCACATCTACAATGCATCCAAGCAAATTAGTGCTGCTATATCGCCAG ATCAAAACAAACAGGCATTCAAGGAGGCAGTCATCATACGACATCCTCGTATTGGGGAATATGCATTTGGATTCATTACCTCATCAGTCTCGCTCCAG AGCTATTCTGGTCAAGAGGACCTTTATTGTGTCTATGTGCCGACCAACCATCTCTACATTGGTGATATCTTCATGGTGAACTCGAAGGATGTGATAAGGCCTAATCTTTCTGTGCGTGAAGGCATTG AGATCGTTGTGTCTGGTGGTATGTCAATGCCCCAGATTTTGTCGACCCTGGATCCACATCCAGATCTGCATGCAATCCACACAGACCGAGGTGGAGCGAGCAGAAGCTGA